The genomic region ATAAGTCCTTTTTCTTTCAATCAAAATCTAAAAGAGTGATCGTTacaattctttctttacttcatatCTCAAGAGTTATACTCTATCTTAAACACGATTTATTTAACCTTCACTAATGCTACTACTATATTTCACTCAAGGAACACTGTGTAGAGCACAAGACTTGGGCATTTATGCCACCCACTTATTAATCACACTTATGCTTGCATTTGTTTCTATGTATACACTATTCATCAATTATATGATCTAGGCCCattttagtttcaaaacaagtttgtTGTCTTGAGGTTATCCTTTTGGTCATAAACTTGTCATACCCTAATTTTCATCTATAAATTTAGACATGATAGACTCCTCACCTTGACCCTTCCTACCTAGGATTGACTAAACATAAGATGATATTTTGTTGTTGTATCCTTATATTTAAAGGTATTTAATGCATTTATTCTAATCATTGAATAATCGAGGAATCAATGCATATTTAAACACACTTTAATTGATGCACTAAATTGAATATTTCTACACAATCATTCTAGGAACATTCACACAATGAAAGGTTGTTGTTTTCAACTATTCATACACATTCATGAGGATTGACATTGGAAAATATGTTCCATTATGACATATTGCCATTTCCACAAAGGTATTTATAATATTACTAGTCCATAGATATCAAGAAATACAAAGGATGTGAAAATACTTTAGAAAAAGTGATTAAAAATAGTTTGTATATCATATATAATAAGTTTGCAAATGTAGGACTATATCATGGATGTTGATTTTTACAAGGTTTCCATATTTGTCCCTACATAAGGTAATTTCCAATTTGATACCCATTATtcctaaaattaaaaatacattaaATATAGATTtacaataattttaatatatattttaattatcaaACTAAATACATTTAGTTTTGTTAAAATCTCCTCCATTTTAATTATTAACTCAATATATAATTAACTAAACTAAATTAATAATTCTAATGTTTATacatttgattaaattaatataaACTAAGTCCAAATAATTATATTTTGTTTTACACTATTAATTATCTTACTATTTTGTAGTTTAAGACAATGTTTATATTTTTCAAAGACAATGTTTATCTTTTTCAAAAGCTTTTGATCAAATAATGCACAAAAAGAAAAATGTGAGAATTTGTTCTAAAATTTTGACCATTGAAGTGCTTTGGTAGAAAAAAATCTCAAATTCAAAGCCTTCATACCTTCTaatttgataagtaggaggtatttttctGCAATGTGTTAAATTATGGTATTCCCATCAAGATTCAACTTGAttatttttgagtcaaactcattgactcatATTTCTTGAGTAGCACGTAGTTCACACAAACCCATATCTCGTGATAATAATAAATCACTTAGCACTCATTAGGTCCAAGTGATGCTCATAAGAATGAAGCATTGAAATTTTCCAAGAGGTCACCTGTCCCATTATTACTCCAACTTACAATCcaataaaagaggggtaaaaatttattaaatcacAGAAAGAGATACAAAACAAGGAGGGTCACAAGGCTAGCAGAAAACCAAATTACCCAACTCCATCAATCTCCACTAAGTGATCTAGATGAAAAAACATATCCGAAGATAATTGCTCTCTATCCAAAATATTCCAACCTTGCCCATGACTAGAAGCCCATGTAGCCAAACAATCAACAATGCCATACCACTCTCTAGGAATGTGACTAAAAGTAACAAATGCCAAGGAGCCACACAACCAAAGAATCTATCTAATCACCACAACCAAGTGGCAGCTAACCTCATCTAGCTGACACTCATTGAGCAAAGACACTGCCACCTAAAAATTAGATTCACCAGCAATCCGCTTTCAACCGAGAACATAACTACACTCCACTGCATACAAAATGACAAGAGCCTCCATAAGATTATTGTGTGCTTAATTATAAAGTTTCTCCAAACATACTTGAATCAAAGTAAAATTTAGATAAATTACCTCTCAACAATTTCCATGCTTCATTCTTATAACAACACAAGCATTCTTAATAACAAGACCCATATAACACCCATATATATGACCTCTCAAAAATTTCCATGCTTCATTCTTAATAACAACACCCATATATAGGCAATTCATTCATATAAGAGAACAACTTAAGCAAACTACTACTCAATGAATTTACCTAAAAACTATGAAATCAACTAAATCTTTTTAGTTTCGAATTCCACCTTAGTGACCCCAAAGTTTCTGGGCGATTGTTCCCTGCACATTCTTTTATCATTTCGTGGGGCTAAAACCAGTCATCCGGATTCCCTTGtccatttcattttttttctttttcctctttTGCTTTTGTTCTGCACAATTCACGAAATGAAAAGGAATGCGATCTGGAGCCCAATTTGGACGCTTGTGGAAATTATTTGGAAAGTCTCCATTTAAATCAAAGTTCCTTTGGGAGACTTTACACCTGTTCCACTAAGGTTTATTATTATTTGGAAAATAACATCGCCCACTTGTTGGAATCGTTAGTCCTTTTAAGATATGTACTCTCACAGCCCACTCCCATATTTTGACATATATGTGTTAGAAGAATGTATGATGTTGAATTGGGTGTGGCTTTTCTCTTTAGAGACAGAGAAAGAGAAATTCGATTGGTGTTTGTACGATATTATTATGAGATGGAAAGGAACGGAAATCTGATTTTTTTATAGTCTATCATGCCGGCAATCTGTATATGGGCTTACAGATAGCTAGCTTACTTAAATGAGACTACCTAGTATTCTTTACAGGAGACACGAGACGCACATATAAAAACAGAAGAAAATTTCTTTATAAGACTTATGTTTATATAAAAGTTTCAAGATGCAGTTGAGTCCTGCGCCTAACAAACTGTGAtgtagcctttttttttttttttctcctgaTTGTTTCCCAACAACAACAAATGGTTTCTTTTCCCACTTTTGGATCATTTGTGTTCCTGGGGTTTTGCAGACTTGGAATTTGAGGGGCGTGTTGAAATTATCTTGGTGTGGCTAGTGAGATGGCAACGGACCAGACACAACAGAATTGGACTAACTTCTCTTCGGATGTTACAAAACTGGTATGTTCATTATTAGGCCTTGGCTACTTTATTTATCTCATACAAAAAGATGCAAGAGGAGCGTACAAAAAGAGGGCATACTGGAACCCAGGAAATGCCTTCGTTCTCAGCGCTTTGACAATTCAGGTTCTCTCATACTTGAACAGTAGCATCACTGTTAACATTTCTGACAAGCCCAATTTCGAGGAGGTGGCAATGTTGTTCAGCAATCATCTCCTCATTGATAGTGGAAGGCTCACAATATGTGTATTCATGGGTTATTTACTGCCTGGAATGGCTCGCTCTGGATCTGGAGGTGATTGGGGAGATATCTTTGCCTTGGCCATTAGTTTATTCACTGATATCGTTTCTGAGCTCTACTTTCTCCACAAGAGCAAATAcctcttcaatttcttcaacaacAAGAAGAAGTTTCATACCATCAAGGAGGACTACAATTATGTGTATGACATAGCTGAGCAATTCTGGGGAGCCCCGAAATCTATTATTACATTGATTCTCAAAAAGATGTATTTGATGATTACGAAGAATTTGACAAGCACCGTTAAGTTTTGGAGAGGGTGTGCATGCCGCTTGAAAGTGCAGGCAATTTGTGGGTAGCCAACAAGACTTTCTATCAAACAAATAAAGGGCCTTATACAAGCCGGATACAAGAAGGGGACAAGCAACAATGAGTTGATTGCATTGGCGACTAAAAGATGTGAATCTCAAGACTATTCTAATGGAATCCTTGTCAATCTACCTAAGTTTGAGTCATTGCTTCTGGTGAAAGATTATTTCCCCTCTATGGACAAAATGTGCTGGAAGATGACTGCAGTCTCATATTTCAGAATCATTGCCAAACTCTTCCCTACTTCTGAGCGTCTGGCCAGAGCCATGAAAGCATTCAACCAGGCAAAGGATTTCACGAATTTCTTAGAAAGTTCAGACATCCAAGAAAGTGACATGAGCTTTCTAGACAGCTTGGTTATCGAGGCCGATCAGATGAGCAAGGCCGCAGACAATGAGttcaaaaaagtgcaaaaacctgTTTCCTCACAAGAAAACGTTGTTACTGTTGACGCAGCAATGGAAGTTATTAATGAACTTCTGCAATTGGCTAAGAATTCTCTCAAAGAAAATGGGCTATTTCAACATGTTGAAGGTGCAGGGGTTCAAGATTCAAGGGACTTGAGAAAAGTAGTACCCAGCTACAACTTGTACAGAGTGAGTAGTCTGTGCATAGAGTTGCTGCAAAGGAATGATGATGACATTATAGAATTGAAGGATCTGCAGATCAAGATAGAAGACCAATTGGATTCTGTAATTGCTTGTTGTGTTCTACAAGTTACAACCAAGTTGGTAAGGAACTGCAAGGAATGGGCAAGGGATTTTGAAGAAGACAAAATATGGAATACAGCTTATATGGCAGGGAAGGTGAAGGGGGTGCTGGAAACCTGTTGCGTGAGGCCCAGTTGGATCGAACCCCAGGTGCACAACAGCGCGGAAGTTGCAGATATGCCAGACACTTAAAATGCTTTTGTAGGTTTTTTCAGAGCCGCGTGTGCCATTAGTAATAATTATTGTAAAGGACTAGAGCTCTCTTTTTCTTGATAAGTGATGCTACTACTACACCAATCAACTCACTGCCCTACAAATTTGAATATGAACTGTTTGAATGAAGTATTTCTAGTATTTTAATTCGTTTTTTTTTTTAGAGCATAACTATTTTTATCCCTCGGAGACAAGCATTTTCCTTCAGAGAATACAAATAGGACTCAGCGTGCCTCTAAAGGAAATTGGATAGTGGTGTATAGGAAGAGGAAGAAAACTGAGGTCTAGTTTAACATGTATTTTCATTTTTAGATAAGGCGTGGAGTAAacttttgatatagaatatgtttcAGAAATAAGATACTGGCAAATAAGTAGAAATGTAAGCATTTGATTACTGGGAGACAATGGTTTAGTAGGTCGGATTCTGGCTTTGTTGCACCTGTGTTGATAGGGTTTgctttttatccttttttttttaataatttattatggGTTTAGCTCCTTTAAGCTGATTTGAattgataaattttttttattattaatattattatataataataaatatataatattatattattttggtgcaagttgaTGTCACACCAAtaatatacataaagaataatgaTATAAGTATAGTAGAACATTAATACTAAATTCAAAAGTTATTAGATAACATCAATGGATTCAAGCCTCCACTGTGGATATACTTGGCAATGATGTCATTTTGTTTGTGCTCGCTTTGCAATTTTAGAGGACACATTCCAAAATGTAAACATAGGGAAcacacttaatttaaaaaaaaggtGTAAAGTATAGTTAAACTACAAGTAACTTAGGTTAGTCAACAAGACAATATCACTCTTCTAGATGCTTTTGCCTATGTTAGGCTAAGGGAAGTGTATtagtgtcaaaaaaaaaaaattctataactCTAGAAGACACAGTTTAATCACTACCTCATCATCTCACCAAAACCTTACTAAAGAGTTTTTGCCACCTTGGTTTTTGCTAGCCTTGAGTAGCAAGCTTGGCATATTTCTTTCAATCTTCTttatttgatggatgtccataactTGCTTCATAGTTCCCTATATTTTGATGTAGGTTGCAAGGATACTATCAAAGGTTGGGTGATCTGACTTGAATGTTTTGAAAGTATTTCTAACAAATCCATTTTGCTCATTTTTTGCAATCATAACATCTACTAGCCCCCTGCATGCTTTGCAACTAAAATCCCATGTAGCTCATGCTATTCTTTTGTGTGGAGACATGACATCTTGGAGTATTTGGAACTGCAAACCAATTGTGCCACATGTCCCCCAACAAGATGTGGGAATTGAACCTAAATGGATAGTGAAGATAGGTTTACAACTTTCCCAACATtataaaaccttcaaaaaatttctAGTGCTTTGTTTTGATTGACCATAGTATTTTCTCCCACTTTCATGAGAAAAAAAGCCCTGCAAAAACAACACAAACCAACAAAAAAAACTagaataaaattttaaaatctatAAAAATAATAAACATTGGCAACTCCATCAAATACTTCAACTTAAATAGTTTCCAATGCACTAATATTGCCAATTTAACAAGATGAAAAAATCAACCCCCACTTAGAAATATGAACTAATAATAAATAATGTAATATATAATGTAAATAGACATTATTATTACTACTGTTGTCATTAATGTTCTATTAGTACTCTTTCACCATTAAATGCTTCTCAACTCATCCCCCAAAAAGGATATGCTAGTGTTATAACTATCTAAACAAGCTCAAGTATGATGTGAATTCCTTTAAAAAAAAAGGTAGAGAAGAAAATGTGCATGGAGGCTAGTGAAGGAAAAAGAGGGAATGAGCACAACAAAAGATCAAAGGTCCAAGAACAAGGGACAACATGAATCCATGCATCACCATATATTATACAATTTAAATTCTTTAAGTTTCATTTAATTTTTTCCTAACATTACAATTACTTGCAAGATTAATTTGACTAgtcaattaaaaacataaaatatatattatattatatattatatgactTTATTATATTACATTTAATATAATATGGAGGAGTCACAATACATAAGAGTCATTTATTCTTCATACAAAACAACatctaataaaaaatacaaaatctaCAAATCATAACAAATTTTTACACAATTCCCACTACGATTTTCTTAATTTGCCTTCTCAATGCTATAAAAATgcaaaaaatctaataaaaaacaattttcttaattttccttctcaaatttttaTTAGATATTGTTTTGTATGAAGAATAGCTGTTGCTCAATACATATACTATTACAACACTACAAAAACAAGAACATGACAAATGTGTTTGTTGCTATTGAATTGGATTGtagtctaaaataaaataaattaataacgAATATTTTAATATTGAAGCCCGAAACAAACGCGAGCAAGTAGCGGGTCTCATTTCCGTGGATCCTTAGAATTAAATTACAACCAATCAGCAATCGAACGGGGATATCCAATGGTCACAATTCCATCTTGGCATTCGCTCCGGATCACCGGAGATCCAACGACCAAAAATGGCTGGGGCTTGTGAAGCATCTCCTATAAAACACAGACGGCGGGGAAAtgttcaaatcaaatcaaaacaggGCATCTGAAGGTGTTTTCGTGTTAGGGTTTCAAAGGCGAGCGTTCGATCAAAGAAAGATGTCTGGAAGAGGCAAAGGCGGTAAGGGGCTCGGCAAAGGAGGAGCAAAGAGGCACAGGAAGGTCCTTCGCGATAACATCCAGGGAATCACAAAGCCTGCCATCAGGCGTCTGGCCAGAAGAGGAGGCGTCAAGCGTATCAGTGGGCTTATCTATGAAGAGACCAGGGGCGTTCTGAAGATCTTCTTGGAGAATGTCATAAGGGATGCTGTCACATACACTGAACATGCTCGCCGCAAGACAGTTACCGCCATGGATGTGGTCTATGCCCTAAAGAGGCAGGGCAGGACTCTGTATGGTTTCGGCGGTTAAATGCTCTGGTTTTACTCTTTTTTCTTTCTGGTGTTTCTTAACACCACTCTCCTTGATGGAATTGTTTGCTCAATGCCTTTTGGGGGTTAGCTAAAATCTGGTGATTTTGAATTCTATTTAAGGAATCTGTTCTGTACATGTATTTATGTTGAATAGTGACTTATGATCTTACAGGTATATCTATTAGGCAATTGGTCTCATGTGAGTGCCAGTCAGATTCATTAGATTATGGGAGTTGTGAATATACATAAGAGGATAAAAGTGTAAGAGAATGAACAATTGATCTTTGGAATGTACAATTGTAAGAGTAGTTGATGTTTGGAATGTATGGGGATAGTGTCTTTATCTTAAGTTTTATGAGAACTGTTAAGTTTTTAGTTATGTGGTTGTAAACATATCTAGAAAAGGATTATCGATCAAATCGAACACTAGAATGTGAAATTAAGAAAGGGTGGATCAAGATCTGTAACAGAAGAAAATATAGATCAAGATGTGTGGCAGAAGAAGTGGCATTAAAAAGGAACTAGGAAACTGTAACAATGCAGTGTTCTTGTGGATATTAAAATTAttcttgatttcaaagattgatgGTCTTActtttgatttcaaagattgatcttGTGGATATTAAAATTTATGATACTCTTGTCTCACAGATTGGTGGCTTTGTGGCTTAGTGGAGATCAAAAGGAACTAGAAAAAATTATGTAAAAAGTTGCGATTTGCTCTTATATCAATTCAAGGTTTCTAAAATCTATTGTTTGTACCTTGTAAAAATTTTAAAATGCCATAGCTTCTAAAAAGCATCTGAAGTTGAATTGTTTGGCTTATGAGATGGCTTATGAAATGATTCTTTGTATCATTTTATCAATTCTTTGTTGGTTGAGTAGTATTTGTTTCTAGTTGTGTTTTTGTGGCTTTTGCTCATGATTTTTGAAAAAAGTAATACCAATACTCCATAATATACATGAAAAAAGTAATACCAATACTCCATAATATAGTAAGCATGACATTGTCATTGTTATTCTTTTCAATAGCTTATACATACATTAATTTCAACATGATCTTTTGCTAGTCTAGAGCACAACCTTTTTCCAACACATGGAGGAGCAAGATCTTCCATAAAATTATTAGTTTGTTGTCCTTTAGGCATAGAAAATAATTGGATGGCCTCTAAACTATCACTACCAATATGTCTAATCCTAACATGACTAGGATTCCTTTTGGACAATCAATTGGTATaaatcttcaaaatcccccaaggGGGAGGCCAACCTTATATATGGATCTTCCTTTTAGCATGTCGACTTGTCTTCGACAAGGGGAGACCCTTGCCACAACACATTAAGCCCAAATTTTGAATTACTTATGATGACTAACTTATATTCCGTGATCTAGGTTTTTCTGCAACTTTGACTGTTAATCGAAAACTAAGTTTCTAAAACACATCCAATATTCAACTGTACCCAGATCTTAACTTAGGATATGTTAATAAATTAGTGAAAGTGTGTAACCCAACTTGCAATTGAAATAAGCATCTCTCTCTACTCTCGGATTTTGAGAGCTTACTTGCAGTGGTTAGTGGTAGAAACAAAACATTAGTGCCCTTTTGAATCCTCTGTTCCTCCATGCAAATAATTGCAAATCCTAACATCTCTCCACAGAAACATTAGGGCATAATTTCTTTTCAAACGCTGACATAGAAAGTTTTATTCTGTACACATGCTACCCGAGGCTTGCTGAAGCCATTCTTTCCTTCCAAATAGGCGTATGGGGAAACACCAGTTGGTAAGGTGGAAAATTTTATTCACATCAATGTTCAAACGTTTGAAATCTCGACACTCGATGGAGTTCATTTCTTGCTTCATTGGGTTGGGAAATTTAAAACTTTGGCCATGGGGATTAAAAAGACCGTTCACATTGGCAACTCCAGGactctttttcttttaaaattagtttgaatgTGAAATAAAATTCACTTTACATTCAAAGTATTTAAGAATGttttaaaacattattaaataGTGATTTAAATTGTTTCTTTATCTAGAGACTGATAATACTAGTAGTTGCAGGGGGAGTGTTTGCAACAAGAGAGGCCGATAGGTGTGATTGTAAAGGCATAGAGAAAGAGAGCAAATAAAAGCAAATAAAGGGAAAGATGCAAGGAaagcaaaaaaatagaaaaagatgtATATAATAAATTTCCATGAGTCTCACACAAATTACAAGTTATGTAAGACAGATAAAGatgaaaagaaatgttgaaacttttGCTATGAAACAAAGTATGTAAGTATTTGTACCAATCCTTTTGCAATCTATTTCTTATTAAATTCCATAGATAACTAACAAGCACCTTGATTAAGTTGCCGTTATACCATTCCTAAGTGAAAAGAAAGGGATGGTGAGAAAAATATTTTGACAACTTTTCTATTCAGAATAATCATTAAGACAATACTTTCTTTCTATATTGATATTAATATAGTAATGAGAGATTTTAAAAATTGTATACAGTGGCACCTTTCTAATAAAGATTTTAGGAAACAAATGTCATTTGATCCTACACAGTTGTTTCCATAAATATTTATTAGAATATAGGACAAATTGTGGAAAAATTGCAGTTTGTCTGTCATTGGTAACCATCATCGAGGACTTGCTAGACTATTCCCTTTTTGGAAGATACCCAAACATGATTGTATGTAGAAAATGCTTGTGAATGCAAAGTTTGCAACATTTATCATGAGAAATAGAAGAAACATCCAAGGGAAAACAAACGAATCAACCATCTCAATGTAAAAGGAAGAGCTTTACTCTTTTATCTTGATTGAAAGAAATTGAAAATTTCCTTCATTTTCTATCTAGGTTGCATTGGAAAACAAACAATGCAATAGTTTCAAAAGataaatgtgtgaatggccttGCCAATAAGAGGAGGATCTTCAATAATGAGTAGCAAACATTGCATTTATAAGTAGTTGTAGGCGTTCAGGAAATTCTCAAAAGAATTGCAATTGATGCCTAGTTTCAGCTCTATACATTAATTTTTTTGTTCATCCTTATTGACAAGAAAAGGGTAAACTATAAGAATTCAAAAAAACTAAGAATAGATTGAAGAATGGAGATGTGCATGTAGTATTCATATCATTTCCATCATGTTGTGCTCTCTAATGAAATAACTTTTGGAGTGCATTCTCATTAAATTTAAGGATTGTTCTGTGGTATAGTCCCATCTCACCCAAAAACCAAATAGATGCTGCTACAATGAGAAAGGTAGAGTTGTGCAAATTTCAGGATTAAGCTGTGATCAATTTTTCATCTttaaaaaggaaaatttgaaccaactTAGTCAAGGTAGGGGTAGGTAGGGGCTTGAGTGAGAAAAGGAACCAACTTGCATAGTTATGTAAGGTTCTCATTTGTAGTCATATAACTAAGCATATCGTAACACTGCAAATCAGAACCTTATATGACTGCAAGTTAAAGATACAAAACACCACACGGTGAAGGAGAGAAAAGTGTATACATATATAATGGTTATATAAAAGCATTTCTAAAACCAATTGGTAACCCATTCAATAGTCATAGCAAGTAAAATTAGTGGAAAAGACAACCATCCAAAATCCATATAAATGCAAAAAATTCCTCAATTGCACATTCATTATTTAGTACATACCAACAAAAACATGAAGGTGATGTGCCATTATTGGCATAAAAGTCAAATACAATAAACATATGGAGCAAATGTCTTTTAAAACATGCACAACTCTTAATCATAGAGCATCTTGTTCTGCGACCACTTCAAATCATCATAAACTCACAATAAAATAGGACAAAAGCATCTGAAATAATATCAAGGTGAATCATCTTTGCCATGATTAAACCACACAACACAAGTAATATTGTTAGCACTTCCCTTGTTGAAGGCGATTTCAGTCAATTTCCTTGCAGCAGCTTCTGGGTTTTCAATTGATTTCACGAGTGAAACAACTTCCTACCATGACGACAAGGAAAGTTGAATAATTAAGATAATTGTTTTAGAAGTAAAAACAAATTAAATCATCACTTAATAAATACAGGTCAGAAGAAACCAACATCATTTGATACGACATCCCATAGCCCATCAGTGGTAATCACCAAACAGTCCACATCATCTTTAATAATTTCTTCTTGGCAATTCCAAATATGCAAATCAGTACCATGTACAGTCCATGGTATGCACTGTGTGCAATAATATATAGTagttttaattatcaaataaaacaAATGCTACTCAAAATCCAAATTTCATTTTTGGATCCAGCTGCAAAAGCTTAATCGATAAAATTCGTGCACCCTTGAGTTTAATGATTGAATAAAAAAAGCATTTTACCCGTATCTCAGGTTCTGCAACAACAAAGCGTTTAAGCAATCGATTACCAAATGCACGAGATACAGCTAGCACTCCTCCCACCCTCCATGTGCGTGGAAGGAAACTAAACTGTAGATATTAAGTTCCCCTGAGCATGGAAGGATCTCTATATACTTATAATGAAGAAACTATTTTCATAAGTAGAAGTTCtctccaaaatgaaaatattcatttcagTACTATCAATGCAAATCACACATTTTAAGTAGCGTATAAAGTTAAACCCTTTCACAAGTTATATTGGAAAGGGAAGACTTATTACTATTACCAGCCTACATAACATTGCCTCCAACTTGCTCAATACGCTGGCGTTCATCACTCCTGTTTGGTTTATAGTCTTCAGACAGAGCAACAACTGTGATTTAATTTTCCAAGGGGGATTGTTAGCTACACAAAATTACCATCTGAACCAagaaaatgaaccaaaaataacCTCCTCTGCTATTCTCCTACTTGTACCTACTAATGCAAATTTAAGAAATAGATCTTTGTAACTAGAAAGAATTCAATCATAGCCAAACTTTGATTTATTTGAAAATCAAAAGAGAAAAGCTAAATTACAAGGTGCAAAAAACAACCAGAATAATTGAACTAAAAAAGATaccttaaatacatctatctaaaagacATCAAGATATCAATAACAAATATAATTTCTTTTTTGATAATTGATGAGGTTTCTATTGGGGTGATCATCCTTGAAAATACGATAGTAAAACTGAttacaagcaaaaagaaagaagcTGAAACAACCAGAAAATTACAGGCCAAAACAAACAGCTACATAAGCACACGAAGGAGCATAAGGCTCCAAacacaaaccaaacaacaaaacatcacaCCAAATAGAGATCAACCAATCCATGACACGAACAACAGAGAACAAAAGGAGACCCAAAAACCCCACCTTACGACTGAGTAACATACGAaccaccaacaacatcttgagcaCCATCCAGAAACCCCTTTCCAGGCACGATTGCCACATATATTCTCCATAGAGATACATATTGGGCAACAAATATATTACAGTGAGGACAAACAATGTAAACTAAAAAATTCCCTTGTACATCAACGTACATCAATATATGAGGACTGTATGCAATGACAATACAAGCCCAGAAA from Cryptomeria japonica chromosome 3, Sugi_1.0, whole genome shotgun sequence harbors:
- the LOC131075825 gene encoding histone H4, yielding MFKSNQNRASEGVFVLGFQRRAFDQRKMSGRGKGGKGLGKGGAKRHRKVLRDNIQGITKPAIRRLARRGGVKRISGLIYEETRGVLKIFLENVIRDAVTYTEHARRKTVTAMDVVYALKRQGRTLYGFGG
- the LOC131075817 gene encoding probable protein phosphatase 2C member 13, mitochondrial — encoded protein: MNASVLSKLEAMLCRLFSFLPRTWRVGGVLAVSRAFGNRLLKRFVVAEPEIRCIPWTVHGTDLHIWNCQEEIIKDDVDCLVITTDGLWDVVSNDEVVSLVKSIENPEAAARKLTEIAFNKGSANNITCVVWFNHGKDDSP